The following proteins are co-located in the Candidatus Paracaedimonas acanthamoebae genome:
- a CDS encoding glutamate--tRNA ligase, producing MSQPILRFAPSPTGLLHIGNARTALINWLFARKNKATFILRLDDTDLARSEQQYEQAIYEDLKWLGLTYDRIEWQSKRLQEYEKAAEALKASGRLYACYETPEELEFKRRRLLSQGQPPIYDRAALNLTSEEHDRFLKEGRKPHWRLKLIAEEISWKDLIRGDISFDGKNLSDPILIREDNSPVYTLSSVVDDIDFGITHIIRGEDHITNTAIQLQLIEALGADSKDFIFGHVQYLLGEQGESLSKRIGSLSLRQLQEEGYEACALASYLAKLGTSEDISPTLSLDQLINEFDISHVGRAAPRFSKTMLDRINTRLLHHQSYNHIQERLAEEGLHYIQEEFWNACHGNINKLLDLKNIWNICTQELTPRIEDASYLEEACKFLPLEPWSSETWTIWTQAIKEKTGRKGRELFMPLRQALTGEDHGPEMKELLLLIGREKVLKRLQGKVA from the coding sequence ATGTCTCAACCCATTTTACGATTTGCCCCAAGCCCTACAGGATTGTTGCATATTGGCAACGCGCGTACGGCTCTGATTAACTGGTTATTTGCAAGAAAAAATAAAGCTACTTTTATCTTAAGATTGGATGATACTGATCTGGCGCGATCAGAACAACAATATGAACAAGCCATTTATGAAGATTTAAAATGGCTAGGGCTTACCTATGATCGTATTGAATGGCAATCAAAACGCTTGCAAGAATATGAGAAAGCTGCCGAGGCTTTGAAAGCATCAGGGCGACTATATGCATGCTATGAAACACCTGAAGAACTTGAGTTCAAGCGTCGCCGTCTTTTATCTCAAGGACAACCACCCATCTATGATCGCGCAGCCTTAAATTTGACGTCGGAAGAACATGATCGTTTCCTAAAGGAAGGACGTAAACCACATTGGCGCTTAAAATTAATAGCAGAAGAAATTTCTTGGAAAGATCTGATTCGAGGTGACATTAGCTTTGACGGAAAAAATTTAAGTGATCCTATTTTAATTCGAGAAGATAATTCACCCGTATATACTTTGTCTTCAGTTGTGGACGACATTGATTTTGGCATCACACATATTATTCGGGGAGAAGACCATATTACGAATACGGCAATTCAGCTTCAACTTATCGAAGCTCTGGGTGCTGATTCTAAGGATTTTATTTTTGGTCATGTTCAATACTTGCTTGGCGAACAAGGGGAAAGCCTTTCGAAAAGAATTGGCAGTCTTAGCTTACGCCAATTACAAGAAGAAGGATATGAAGCTTGTGCTCTCGCTAGCTATCTTGCAAAATTGGGAACATCAGAAGATATTTCCCCAACTCTTTCTCTTGATCAATTGATTAATGAATTTGATATTAGTCACGTTGGGCGAGCAGCCCCCCGCTTTAGCAAAACTATGCTTGACCGAATCAATACAAGATTGTTGCATCACCAATCTTACAATCATATTCAAGAACGTCTTGCTGAAGAAGGCCTCCACTACATTCAGGAAGAGTTTTGGAATGCGTGCCATGGTAATATTAATAAGCTCTTAGATTTAAAGAATATTTGGAATATCTGCACACAAGAATTAACCCCTCGAATAGAGGATGCTTCTTATTTAGAGGAAGCTTGTAAATTCCTTCCTCTTGAGCCTTGGAGTTCGGAAACTTGGACCATCTGGACTCAAGCTATAAAAGAAAAGACAGGCCGGAAAGGAAGAGAGTTATTTATGCCTTTAAGACAGGCTCTGACAGGAGAAGATCATGGGCCAGAGATGAAAGAATTATTGTTACTTATTGGTCGTGAGAAGGTTCTGAAACGTTTACAAGGAAAGGTTGCGTAA
- a CDS encoding outer membrane beta-barrel protein: MKKLALMLASAAALTSVANAAVEGKNFTGFYVGGQLGYGSGKVKQTASSDLGTSGVVGGLHVGFGKEFNNRLFLGLEAFGNLSNTEGKLNASGDKYRRRNEFGAAIVPGFVCGNALLYVTAGISSATWKTTGHSKRVTGFVPGLGVAFKTSDRVTVGVQGTQALYKKHAGLKARTTDVTGRISYTF; this comes from the coding sequence ATGAAAAAATTAGCACTTATGCTTGCAAGCGCTGCAGCTCTTACATCTGTTGCAAATGCTGCTGTTGAAGGTAAAAACTTCACAGGTTTCTACGTTGGTGGTCAACTTGGTTATGGTTCAGGTAAAGTAAAACAAACAGCTAGTTCAGATCTCGGAACTAGTGGTGTTGTTGGTGGACTCCACGTTGGTTTTGGTAAAGAATTCAATAACAGACTTTTTCTTGGTCTTGAAGCATTTGGTAACCTCAGCAATACGGAAGGTAAATTAAATGCTAGTGGTGACAAGTACAGAAGAAGAAATGAATTCGGCGCAGCAATCGTTCCAGGTTTTGTTTGTGGCAATGCACTTCTTTATGTAACTGCAGGTATTTCTTCAGCTACTTGGAAAACAACAGGTCATTCAAAGCGCGTAACAGGTTTCGTACCAGGTCTTGGCGTTGCATTCAAGACATCTGACCGCGTAACAGTTGGCGTTCAAGGAACTCAAGCGCTTTACAAGAAGCACGCTGGGCTTAAGGCAAGAACAACAGACGTAACAGGCCGCATTAGCTATACATTCTAG
- a CDS encoding response regulator yields the protein MHKILMVDDEPDLDILIQQGFRKEIRDGIYSFIFARHGAAALELIEKNPDVKLVLTDLNMPEMNGLELLRRLKHQYSDVKVLILSAYGDQESRSVALSAGAVDFLTKPIVFSELQTKLNALLS from the coding sequence ATGCATAAAATTTTGATGGTAGATGACGAACCAGATCTCGATATTCTTATTCAACAGGGATTTCGCAAAGAAATTAGAGACGGAATTTATAGCTTTATTTTTGCTCGCCATGGAGCAGCAGCTTTAGAACTCATAGAAAAGAATCCTGATGTTAAACTCGTTTTGACAGACCTTAATATGCCTGAAATGAATGGCCTTGAACTTTTACGCCGCCTTAAGCATCAGTATTCAGATGTAAAAGTATTAATCTTATCTGCCTATGGAGATCAAGAAAGTCGTTCTGTTGCTCTTTCCGCAGGGGCCGTAGATTTTCTAACGAAACCAATTGTATTTTCTGAATTGCAAACAAAATTAAACGCTTTGCTCTCATAA
- a CDS encoding MBL fold metallo-hydrolase, with protein MSTIVEFWGVRGSIPVSSPLYTYFGGHTSCVSVTHDQNIFIFDAGTGLRDLGKKLKEKNINQATLILSHMHFDHILGLPFFEPIWDSNFQLTLLSSHCYEKEGIKEFLKNYIFNDLLFPVKLDQVSAKINYIDCPPSENLTFFEDYHLKIAPLNHPGGGYGYQLRCPSGSSIAYISDTEHTPGDDDLEVLKLMQGADLVIYDAMYTEEQFSQKRGWGHSTWAEGLRLAQKAQAKRLALYHHNPNHTDDILLKIEEDAKKIWSSCFMARQGMEIFLP; from the coding sequence ATGAGCACAATTGTAGAATTTTGGGGGGTTCGTGGTTCCATTCCTGTGAGTTCACCTCTGTATACCTATTTTGGAGGGCACACAAGTTGTGTCAGTGTTACTCATGATCAGAATATCTTTATTTTTGACGCAGGAACAGGACTGAGAGATTTAGGTAAGAAGCTAAAAGAAAAAAATATAAATCAAGCGACACTTATTCTATCACACATGCATTTTGATCATATCCTTGGCCTTCCATTTTTTGAACCTATTTGGGATTCTAATTTTCAGCTGACCCTTTTATCTTCTCATTGTTATGAAAAAGAGGGGATAAAAGAATTTCTAAAGAATTATATCTTTAATGATCTTCTCTTTCCTGTGAAATTAGATCAAGTTTCTGCAAAAATTAATTATATTGATTGTCCACCCAGTGAAAATTTAACGTTTTTCGAAGATTATCATCTTAAAATTGCTCCTCTTAATCATCCTGGTGGCGGATATGGATATCAATTACGTTGCCCCTCAGGATCTTCAATCGCTTATATCAGCGATACAGAACACACGCCAGGTGATGATGATCTTGAAGTCCTAAAACTCATGCAAGGAGCAGACCTGGTTATTTACGATGCGATGTATACAGAAGAACAATTTTCCCAAAAAAGAGGGTGGGGGCATTCAACTTGGGCAGAAGGTCTTAGGCTCGCTCAAAAAGCTCAAGCAAAAAGACTTGCGCTTTATCATCATAATCCTAATCATACGGATGATATTCTTTTAAAAATTGAAGAAGATGCAAAAAAAATTTGGTCATCTTGTTTCATGGCACGCCAAGGAATGGAAATCTTTCTTCCCTAG
- a CDS encoding acyltransferase family protein, which yields MQEQRYIFIDYLRGFIFALMAIDHSLHAYAQNWGQFWFIQDHDRSEIWDAFYLFDQSIIMPMLFFITGLWVLPSLKKHGFQSYLGRRFIKLGIPFILCIPLIVPLLTYPRYTLTIDPEIGYFDYWLNIFLSGKKLQAGPLWVMYGMFLYSIILVALNAIPGLMTKWGRFVHILTNRPQIGFIFLILLSALILGISDLTWGAPWWIGWGIFYLQGARFLLYFLYFMLGAGFSQSGLLENRFFWKRLSDRLPLWASIMGISTLAYVGYSLTFTHEGAYSDVIRHAFHDFFGLGGSWKDMPEFLEQHGLQLIKDHAPAILIRTTFHGILCLFQVLTLLALFYRYFNKEHPVWRSLAQSCYGIFLTHEAMVIWLQYLLIGIELPQTFKIALIAFLGLGGSWLLTEKWLFRVPLLKRIIA from the coding sequence ATGCAAGAACAGCGTTATATCTTCATCGATTATCTGCGAGGATTTATTTTTGCGCTCATGGCAATTGATCATTCTCTTCACGCTTATGCCCAAAATTGGGGACAATTTTGGTTTATTCAAGATCATGATCGTAGTGAAATCTGGGATGCTTTCTATCTTTTTGATCAAAGCATTATTATGCCAATGCTTTTCTTTATTACGGGTCTTTGGGTGTTACCTTCTCTAAAAAAACATGGTTTTCAATCTTATCTTGGTCGACGTTTTATAAAATTAGGGATTCCTTTTATCCTTTGTATTCCATTAATAGTGCCTTTACTAACCTATCCTCGCTATACTCTTACAATAGATCCCGAGATTGGCTACTTTGACTATTGGCTTAATATTTTCTTAAGTGGCAAAAAATTACAAGCAGGCCCTCTATGGGTTATGTACGGGATGTTTTTATATAGCATAATTTTAGTTGCTCTTAATGCGATTCCTGGTCTCATGACGAAATGGGGGCGCTTTGTTCACATACTCACAAATCGACCTCAAATTGGTTTTATATTTCTTATTTTATTGAGTGCACTTATTTTAGGCATCAGTGATTTGACGTGGGGTGCACCTTGGTGGATTGGTTGGGGCATTTTTTATCTTCAAGGCGCCCGATTCTTATTATACTTTTTATACTTTATGCTTGGCGCAGGCTTTAGTCAGTCAGGCCTTTTAGAGAATCGTTTTTTTTGGAAACGTCTTTCCGATCGACTTCCTTTGTGGGCAAGTATAATGGGTATATCAACTCTAGCCTATGTGGGATATTCTCTTACTTTCACGCATGAAGGAGCTTATAGTGACGTAATCCGCCACGCTTTCCATGACTTTTTTGGTTTGGGCGGCTCATGGAAAGATATGCCTGAGTTTTTAGAACAGCACGGATTGCAATTAATAAAAGATCATGCGCCTGCTATCTTAATTCGAACAACTTTTCATGGAATTTTATGTCTTTTTCAGGTGTTAACTTTATTAGCTCTTTTCTACCGCTATTTTAATAAAGAGCATCCTGTTTGGCGATCACTTGCACAGAGTTGTTACGGCATCTTTTTAACACATGAAGCCATGGTCATCTGGCTTCAATATTTACTTATTGGTATTGAGCTGCCTCAGACCTTCAAAATTGCACTTATTGCTTTCCTTGGATTAGGAGGTTCTTGGCTACTAACTGAAAAATGGCTGTTTAGAGTTCCCCTCTTGAAAAGAATCATTGCCTAG
- a CDS encoding acyltransferase family protein, translating into MQHAQRHVFVDYLRGFLVALVVLDHACHAYTEYYSKFWFFPDFEHSIIFDIFHLHNDSFMMPSLFFLAGLFILPSLQRRGYLSFAKERFLRLVIPYSVGLPLISPLLSYPRYVLNENPSIGYWQYVTEVWVHRLQAGPFWFLYYLVLLSMITVILYALVPKIFTLLSRFSTWLIEKPLRGFAVFCLSSAFILSVSDLIWGAPWWIGWWADYKFFYVRGSRFILKAFYFFLGAGFSQIAILDNKVFWEKLSQNWQKWALFTIGIAVCYISYTLGFFDDGAYSDYIRYYVTEQRAYNAEWSEILSGFWPVFFDHAPKILVRTTLLGIFICSQLITYSAIFYRFLNKGSLQWASFAAASYGIYIIHEPFVVWLHWFFYGGEAPLIVRFIVSGFGVLFMSWLIVNKILLRLPGFKRIL; encoded by the coding sequence ATGCAACACGCTCAAAGACATGTTTTCGTAGATTATTTGAGAGGATTTCTCGTGGCACTTGTGGTGTTAGATCACGCCTGCCATGCTTATACAGAATATTACTCTAAGTTCTGGTTTTTTCCAGATTTTGAACACAGCATTATTTTTGATATTTTTCATCTGCATAATGATAGTTTTATGATGCCCTCGCTCTTCTTTTTGGCAGGACTTTTTATCCTCCCGTCCCTCCAGCGCAGAGGATATTTAAGCTTTGCAAAGGAACGTTTTTTACGGCTCGTGATTCCTTACAGCGTTGGACTTCCCCTCATTAGCCCTCTTCTTTCTTATCCTCGATACGTTTTGAATGAGAATCCGAGTATCGGATACTGGCAATACGTCACAGAAGTTTGGGTTCATCGTTTACAAGCAGGGCCTTTTTGGTTTTTATATTATCTTGTTCTTTTAAGTATGATTACAGTTATCTTATATGCTCTCGTTCCCAAGATTTTTACGTTGCTTAGTCGATTTTCTACCTGGCTTATTGAAAAACCATTGAGAGGATTTGCTGTTTTTTGCCTTAGTAGTGCCTTTATTTTAAGCGTTAGCGACCTTATTTGGGGTGCGCCTTGGTGGATTGGTTGGTGGGCAGATTATAAATTCTTTTATGTTCGAGGCTCACGTTTTATTCTTAAGGCTTTCTATTTTTTTCTTGGCGCAGGATTTTCGCAAATTGCGATTCTCGACAATAAAGTTTTCTGGGAAAAACTTAGTCAGAATTGGCAAAAATGGGCCCTATTTACCATTGGAATTGCTGTTTGTTATATTAGTTATACATTAGGATTTTTTGATGACGGCGCGTATAGCGATTATATTCGTTATTATGTTACCGAACAACGAGCTTATAATGCAGAATGGTCTGAAATTTTAAGTGGCTTTTGGCCTGTTTTCTTTGACCATGCTCCCAAAATTTTAGTACGAACAACATTATTAGGGATTTTTATTTGTTCTCAATTAATTACCTATTCAGCTATTTTTTATCGTTTTCTGAATAAAGGAAGTTTGCAATGGGCTTCATTTGCTGCGGCATCTTACGGCATTTATATCATTCATGAACCTTTTGTTGTTTGGTTGCATTGGTTCTTTTATGGCGGAGAAGCCCCTCTTATCGTCCGTTTCATCGTGTCTGGTTTTGGTGTCCTCTTTATGTCTTGGTTAATTGTAAATAAGATTCTTCTACGCCTTCCAGGTTTTAAGCGTATTTTATAG
- a CDS encoding M15 family metallopeptidase encodes MALDKFLPQGFVYLDEIDPSIQFSLRYYSHDNFVGKPIEGYFAERIIMTENAAEALCKAQAIFRKDGYSIVVYDTYRPQTAVNHFVRWSEDTTDQTMKALFYPRITKSDVFDLGYLSKRSGHSRGSTVDLTLIHENENLKKATPTPRILNENVEILFLDDGTVDMGSSFDLLDEVSHYQNNLINEIYFNRRTYLKEVMESCDFKPYTKEWWHFTLKDEPFPDTYFDFPVK; translated from the coding sequence ATGGCTTTAGATAAATTTTTGCCTCAAGGTTTTGTCTATCTTGATGAAATAGATCCCAGTATCCAATTTTCATTGAGATATTACAGTCATGATAATTTTGTTGGAAAACCAATAGAAGGTTATTTTGCTGAGCGCATCATTATGACAGAAAATGCTGCAGAAGCTTTATGCAAAGCACAAGCAATATTCAGAAAAGATGGTTATTCAATTGTTGTTTATGACACTTATCGCCCTCAAACAGCGGTGAATCATTTTGTACGATGGAGTGAAGATACAACAGATCAAACAATGAAAGCTTTGTTTTATCCTCGCATTACTAAATCTGATGTTTTTGACCTGGGGTATCTTTCTAAAAGATCCGGGCACTCACGCGGAAGTACAGTTGATCTTACTCTCATTCATGAGAACGAAAATCTTAAAAAAGCAACCCCTACTCCACGGATTTTAAATGAAAATGTTGAGATCCTTTTTCTAGATGATGGAACAGTGGATATGGGATCTTCATTTGATTTATTAGATGAAGTATCTCATTATCAAAATAACCTTATAAACGAGATATATTTTAATCGACGAACCTATCTTAAAGAAGTGATGGAATCTTGTGATTTTAAGCCCTACACGAAAGAATGGTGGCACTTCACGTTAAAAGATGAGCCTTTTCCAGATACGTATTTTGATTTTCCTGTGAAATAG
- the pip gene encoding prolyl aminopeptidase produces MQTLFPPLESYDSGMLQVDEIHTLYWEQSGNPQGIPVIFLHGGPGYGSSPKSRQFFDPAYYRIIVFDQRGAGRSRPLGEMKNNTTPLLIKDMEKLRVLLDIDKWILFGGSWGSTLALAYAEDHPTRCIGLILRGIFLCRPQEINWFFNGMKNVFPEIWERFANYIPIAEREDLLAAYRKRVLDSDSEVYLPACKEYFRYELSQSMLNPTLEEIETICTDEIAAIGLARSEVHYFSNNIFLEDNQLLRDIHKIRHLPCIIVHGRYDIICPIISAFDLIKEWPEAEFNLIQLGGHSASDPEILKALMKATEKAKKWI; encoded by the coding sequence ATGCAGACTTTATTTCCTCCTCTTGAATCTTATGACTCCGGAATGTTGCAGGTCGATGAAATTCACACCCTCTATTGGGAACAATCTGGAAATCCACAAGGAATCCCAGTTATTTTTCTTCATGGTGGACCAGGTTATGGCTCTTCGCCAAAAAGTCGGCAATTCTTTGATCCCGCTTACTACCGAATCATCGTTTTCGATCAAAGGGGAGCTGGCAGGTCTCGCCCTCTTGGAGAGATGAAGAATAATACGACACCTCTTCTTATTAAAGATATGGAGAAGTTAAGAGTTTTATTAGATATCGACAAATGGATCCTTTTTGGGGGATCATGGGGAAGCACGCTCGCTCTTGCTTATGCAGAAGATCATCCAACGAGATGTATAGGCTTAATCTTAAGAGGGATTTTCCTATGCCGTCCTCAAGAAATTAACTGGTTTTTCAATGGTATGAAGAATGTTTTTCCAGAAATCTGGGAACGCTTTGCAAATTATATTCCTATTGCAGAAAGAGAAGATTTATTAGCCGCTTATAGGAAACGAGTTTTAGATTCAGACTCTGAAGTCTATTTGCCTGCTTGCAAAGAATATTTTCGCTATGAATTGAGTCAATCTATGTTGAATCCCACCCTTGAAGAAATAGAGACCATTTGTACCGATGAAATAGCTGCTATTGGCCTTGCACGTTCAGAAGTGCATTATTTTTCAAATAATATCTTCTTAGAAGATAACCAACTTTTGCGTGATATTCATAAAATTCGTCATTTACCTTGCATCATTGTTCATGGTCGTTATGACATTATCTGCCCTATTATATCGGCGTTTGACTTGATTAAAGAATGGCCGGAAGCTGAATTTAACCTTATTCAATTGGGTGGGCATTCAGCCTCAGATCCTGAAATTTTGAAAGCTTTAATGAAGGCAACTGAAAAAGCAAAAAAATGGATATAA
- a CDS encoding LysR family transcriptional regulator, with amino-acid sequence MDLAHLKTFYVIAKEGSLTKAAHLLNTSQSSLSRTLQTLEYYAQAQLFERHARGLKLTPQGEKLFHYAQKIVQEHEVFLRSFHDKDEEMKGEIRIITTPYLAETELTSHLLPFMEEYPKIHLEIKTVTRDFDIEGADVAIRGYIPYRPELEQKHLLTHKHKLWASNEYLQKFGTPQNPADLDHHRLLAFSLDKQKNLSFSYSLNWLLYVGNNSDSPRKPFFEIPSQGALLTAAHLGYGILQFPEEWIRLHQSKLINVLPSLEAPILDLQFIFDKRKIRSKRILALYNHLYQSLNIGAS; translated from the coding sequence ATGGATCTCGCACATTTAAAAACATTTTATGTGATTGCTAAAGAAGGCAGTCTTACAAAGGCCGCTCACCTTTTAAATACAAGCCAATCTTCCTTAAGTCGCACCTTACAAACACTTGAATATTATGCCCAAGCGCAACTCTTTGAAAGACATGCACGGGGTTTAAAATTAACACCTCAAGGTGAAAAACTATTCCACTACGCTCAGAAAATAGTCCAAGAACATGAAGTGTTTCTGAGAAGTTTCCATGACAAAGATGAAGAGATGAAAGGAGAAATTAGGATTATTACAACTCCTTACCTTGCAGAGACGGAATTGACTTCTCATTTGTTACCATTTATGGAAGAATATCCCAAAATTCATCTAGAAATAAAAACTGTAACACGAGATTTTGATATTGAAGGAGCTGATGTTGCTATACGAGGCTATATTCCTTATCGTCCTGAATTAGAACAAAAACACCTTTTAACACATAAACATAAGCTCTGGGCGAGTAATGAATATTTACAAAAATTTGGGACGCCTCAAAATCCAGCAGATTTGGATCATCATCGTCTTTTAGCCTTTAGCTTAGATAAACAAAAAAATTTATCATTTAGTTATTCGCTTAATTGGTTACTCTATGTTGGGAACAATTCAGATAGCCCTAGAAAACCTTTTTTTGAAATTCCTTCACAAGGAGCACTTCTTACAGCTGCGCATCTAGGATATGGTATTTTACAATTTCCAGAAGAATGGATTCGTCTTCATCAATCTAAGTTAATTAATGTGTTACCCTCTTTAGAAGCTCCCATATTAGATTTGCAGTTTATATTTGATAAAAGAAAAATAAGATCTAAAAGAATTTTAGCCTTATATAATCATCTTTACCAGAGTTTGAATATAGGAGCTTCATAA